In Enterocloster clostridioformis, one genomic interval encodes:
- a CDS encoding InlB B-repeat-containing protein yields the protein MNRTNKIKAYMARVLAAAMVITMAAPPAQAYALSYGDPAVIRFDPKEGPDLSHSNYINVPRDGNRITYAAGQAGHPLAEASDFNGIAVENLGSGDRPVLPIFDTGLSWPGYTFDGWYNADGNKILYLPFAFPYNSTTVYEARWNGDTSSQFDFTVMHYRDLNEDRNGNMNGEDPNAWPEAGDSQIYKFFDDGSWTTRVTANTAVSATYKRDIPGYKVSSVLIKNNKTRRFDDASGHGTLGEAATINESTRSVRGNMPNDDLTVAYRYEPDSSKKFALRVEYADGSGRAIRTPESYLYSAESQVSAAPAQITAYTLTGAQIKTGSGDIDDLSGRGIYSAQTAGCTFDAQKNFTGKMPNQPVTVVYTYEIDPSYVTRVTINRIDNHNNVLAEPETREVSPNETVTVNVERRSGYTYPPNIGWNGTFTDISMDHTAATLSFKTDFTGGTVTITYNEDLNDTTHWARINYYNSEHGSLSGDSSPRSLRLGTHSIDTITEGITPSPETHYMFNGWYKANASGTGKVGTVLTGDIELTGDLKLYADFVEDPGQWCDIRFESGSHGSISGTRSMHVPKGTLWSQISLPQTTPDSNYMFAGWFDENGNQVTDSNMPILADQTYRARFTPVGGDDGILCIPDGTGTIGNDGMGKIEISGANEARKYALTDSDGRLLAVMTGEQLGSGCFEELPPCDSCYVYEMAESAAPVVGDILTDSVDPSLISQPARVMVPAIGGNYSIADDTTEGRKKIVIRPAGENTVYAVLDMDGNVVSQDGNEDGWVSPSGSPRTAELAGLEPNVSYTIVAKQADNGDAPSDRMINGSQVMVTGTSQQDRVYTFRLVNGGYVESVTRNGEALDVEEHADEILVKAGDQIRISAEDMNPAGQAFKQWEVQIGNLHISYPARRNQTVEMTAGDVILQAMYETPPVATASNATVDYSPKNGIFALDKSDEALQELKEELVDNDEDRTALSNGQRIAYTVKLDRHAPVASASEAVRQEADDGESVKTPWSLDIGLTRRVDGTNKPLVEEANLTPAIKVFGKLDTSLLGNLEYRLWKINFGEDEGDTTCEEVLMTPDPNGNEDFTGSFAFEANIGDTLVFSYYKAYEVTIMDTGRGQVHTFKVRDGRSLDDTEDYMDLDIHEGYTDSVTGIAYEFTGLSKRQSGGGMYDTSDPVTRDLELYAVYEPEDDTQWQEAKERLQEEINIANALKNNGSVSAEDRDALTEAVNEAVEVLNRLPRPSVDDLENAFDTLKALVDSISSGGSDNPGGGDNTGGGDNPGGGDNPGGGSSGGGGSGGGSGGGGSKGSSGGGRGPGNSGAENGYRTYLEGTDGRWDNFDLINHKWAFVLNNGAHIKDSWANIRYTHNGSSQIATYHFDSEGVMDSGWFLDRDTDKWYFLSNVHDGWFGRMTKGWHYDDTDGRWYYLSPFTGAMLLGWQKIDGIWYYLTADNQQKTWTFNEVSKRWEYTNRNGRPLGSLYINEMTPDGYQVDENGAWIRETP from the coding sequence ATGAATAGGACAAATAAGATTAAGGCATATATGGCCCGTGTCTTGGCCGCGGCCATGGTGATAACCATGGCCGCGCCTCCGGCGCAGGCGTATGCGCTGAGTTACGGGGATCCGGCAGTCATTCGGTTTGATCCCAAGGAGGGGCCGGATTTATCACATTCAAACTATATAAATGTTCCCAGAGATGGAAATCGGATTACGTATGCTGCCGGACAGGCTGGCCATCCACTGGCTGAAGCAAGTGATTTCAATGGAATTGCCGTGGAAAATCTGGGTTCCGGCGACAGGCCGGTACTGCCTATATTTGACACGGGTTTGAGCTGGCCGGGATATACCTTTGACGGCTGGTATAATGCAGATGGCAATAAGATTCTATATCTGCCCTTTGCGTTTCCTTACAATTCAACCACGGTGTATGAGGCACGCTGGAATGGTGATACGTCCAGTCAGTTTGATTTTACAGTCATGCATTACCGAGACCTGAATGAGGACAGAAATGGTAACATGAATGGAGAAGACCCGAATGCATGGCCCGAAGCCGGTGACAGCCAGATATATAAGTTTTTTGATGATGGAAGCTGGACAACCCGGGTGACGGCCAATACAGCGGTATCCGCCACCTACAAACGGGATATACCGGGATATAAGGTATCCTCTGTACTTATTAAGAACAACAAAACGCGCCGTTTTGATGACGCTTCAGGCCATGGGACGCTGGGGGAGGCCGCGACCATTAATGAGTCTACGCGGTCTGTCCGCGGAAATATGCCCAATGATGACCTGACTGTGGCATACAGATATGAGCCTGACAGTTCAAAGAAATTTGCCCTGCGTGTAGAATATGCAGATGGGAGTGGCCGTGCTATCCGTACTCCGGAAAGCTATCTCTATTCCGCGGAGTCGCAGGTTTCTGCTGCACCGGCACAGATTACGGCTTATACCCTTACCGGCGCTCAGATAAAAACAGGCAGCGGGGATATAGATGATTTGTCGGGAAGAGGGATATATTCGGCGCAGACAGCAGGGTGCACATTTGATGCCCAAAAGAACTTTACCGGAAAGATGCCTAATCAGCCGGTAACCGTGGTATATACTTACGAGATTGACCCTTCTTATGTAACCCGTGTAACCATTAACCGGATAGACAACCACAACAATGTGCTGGCTGAGCCGGAAACAAGGGAGGTGTCTCCTAATGAAACAGTGACGGTAAATGTAGAGCGAAGATCCGGGTATACGTATCCGCCTAACATTGGATGGAATGGAACTTTTACCGATATCAGTATGGACCACACAGCAGCCACGCTGAGTTTTAAAACAGACTTTACAGGCGGCACTGTTACGATTACCTATAATGAAGATCTGAATGATACAACACATTGGGCCAGGATAAACTATTACAACAGCGAACATGGAAGCCTGTCAGGAGACAGCAGCCCGCGTTCCTTACGGCTTGGTACCCACTCCATTGATACAATCACAGAAGGAATCACGCCATCTCCTGAAACCCACTATATGTTTAACGGCTGGTATAAAGCCAATGCTTCCGGTACGGGTAAAGTAGGAACCGTATTGACCGGAGATATTGAACTGACCGGTGACCTCAAACTTTACGCGGATTTTGTGGAAGACCCGGGACAATGGTGCGATATAAGATTTGAAAGCGGAAGCCACGGCTCTATTTCAGGAACCAGGTCCATGCATGTGCCGAAAGGGACTTTGTGGTCTCAGATTTCCCTGCCTCAGACTACACCGGACAGTAACTATATGTTTGCCGGCTGGTTTGATGAAAACGGGAATCAGGTTACGGACTCTAATATGCCGATACTGGCGGATCAGACTTACAGGGCTCGTTTTACACCTGTGGGAGGCGATGATGGAATCCTGTGCATTCCAGATGGAACAGGAACTATAGGAAATGACGGGATGGGTAAGATTGAGATAAGCGGAGCAAATGAGGCCCGTAAATATGCCCTGACGGACAGTGATGGACGGCTTTTGGCAGTGATGACAGGGGAACAGCTTGGCAGCGGCTGCTTTGAAGAACTGCCGCCCTGTGACAGCTGCTATGTGTATGAGATGGCGGAAAGCGCAGCTCCTGTTGTTGGAGACATACTGACAGATTCAGTAGACCCATCCTTAATAAGTCAGCCGGCCCGTGTCATGGTACCGGCTATTGGAGGGAATTATTCTATCGCGGATGATACGACAGAGGGACGAAAGAAGATTGTTATCCGTCCGGCAGGAGAAAATACCGTGTATGCGGTTCTTGATATGGATGGAAATGTAGTCAGCCAGGACGGGAACGAAGATGGATGGGTAAGCCCGTCCGGCAGTCCGCGGACAGCGGAGCTGGCAGGACTTGAACCCAATGTATCCTATACCATCGTGGCCAAGCAGGCAGATAACGGCGATGCGCCTTCAGACCGTATGATAAACGGGAGCCAGGTAATGGTAACAGGCACTTCGCAGCAGGACCGTGTTTATACCTTCCGTCTGGTGAACGGAGGTTATGTGGAGTCGGTGACAAGAAACGGGGAAGCGCTGGATGTGGAAGAGCATGCAGATGAAATCCTGGTAAAGGCAGGGGATCAGATTAGGATATCCGCGGAGGATATGAATCCTGCTGGACAGGCATTTAAGCAGTGGGAAGTACAGATTGGTAATCTGCATATCTCGTACCCGGCCAGAAGAAATCAGACCGTGGAAATGACAGCGGGAGATGTAATCCTCCAGGCCATGTATGAAACGCCTCCTGTAGCGACTGCATCCAACGCAACGGTGGATTATTCACCCAAAAACGGGATATTTGCCCTGGACAAATCAGATGAAGCACTTCAGGAATTGAAGGAGGAGCTGGTTGATAATGATGAGGATAGAACAGCGCTTTCAAACGGGCAGCGGATAGCTTATACAGTCAAGCTCGACCGACACGCACCGGTGGCGTCTGCTTCGGAAGCGGTGAGGCAGGAAGCGGATGACGGGGAGAGCGTTAAGACACCATGGAGTCTGGATATCGGACTTACACGAAGGGTGGATGGAACCAATAAACCACTGGTGGAGGAGGCGAATCTGACTCCGGCAATTAAAGTGTTTGGAAAATTGGACACCAGTCTTTTGGGAAATCTGGAATACAGGTTATGGAAAATTAATTTTGGAGAGGATGAGGGAGACACGACCTGTGAAGAAGTCCTGATGACACCTGACCCGAATGGGAATGAGGACTTTACCGGAAGCTTTGCCTTTGAAGCTAATATCGGTGATACTCTGGTATTTAGTTATTATAAAGCGTATGAAGTGACCATCATGGATACCGGAAGGGGGCAGGTTCATACATTTAAGGTAAGGGATGGCAGGTCTTTGGATGATACGGAAGACTATATGGATTTAGATATTCACGAAGGCTATACGGATTCCGTTACAGGCATAGCGTATGAGTTCACAGGCCTGTCGAAACGCCAGTCTGGAGGAGGGATGTATGATACTTCAGATCCTGTGACAAGAGATTTGGAATTATATGCTGTCTATGAGCCGGAAGACGATACCCAATGGCAGGAAGCAAAAGAAAGGCTGCAGGAGGAGATTAATATCGCCAATGCCCTGAAGAATAATGGGTCTGTAAGCGCAGAAGACAGAGATGCCCTTACAGAGGCTGTGAATGAGGCTGTTGAAGTGCTGAACCGCCTGCCCAGACCTTCGGTTGATGACCTGGAAAATGCCTTTGATACACTGAAAGCACTGGTAGACAGTATTAGCAGTGGCGGCAGCGACAATCCCGGCGGAGGAGATAACACCGGCGGAGGCGACAATCCTGGCGGAGGCGATAACCCTGGCGGCGGCAGCTCAGGCGGCGGCGGCTCGGGCGGCGGCTCAGGTGGCGGCGGCTCAAAAGGTTCTTCTGGCGGAGGACGTGGTCCGGGTAATAGCGGTGCAGAAAACGGTTACCGCACTTATTTGGAAGGAACCGATGGCAGATGGGATAACTTTGACCTGATTAACCATAAGTGGGCATTTGTATTGAACAACGGAGCCCATATCAAAGACAGCTGGGCAAATATACGATACACACATAATGGAAGCAGCCAGATTGCCACATACCATTTTGACAGTGAGGGCGTTATGGACAGCGGCTGGTTCCTGGACCGGGATACGGACAAGTGGTATTTCCTGTCAAATGTACACGATGGCTGGTTCGGTCGAATGACAAAGGGATGGCACTATGATGATACCGATGGCAGATGGTATTACCTGAGCCCATTCACCGGAGCTATGTTGCTGGGATGGCAGAAGATTGATGGAATATGGTATTATCTAACAGCTGATAACCAGCAGAAGACTTGGACGTTTAATGAGGTATCGAAGCGATGGGAATATACGAACCGGAATGGCCGTCCATTGGGATCCCTGTACATAAATGAGATGACGCCAGATGGATACCAAGTCGATGAAAACGGAGCTTGGATTCGGGAAACACCTTAG
- a CDS encoding InlB B-repeat-containing protein has protein sequence MNSGIYRFYKRLTAMLLAICMIAGLVMGQPSILSYASTELLDENLGEGASEATAYTWKNGSVTGQGGGGSSWRFDLRGLQAGQHNYAQAGIKTTYSNGGYATWFQVGTNAKQLIGGSTNGGVQSLDAYGIEVKIAVSPSPDNKYVFVDYYVYDKNGQGGSTGRTIKMGTGTDVMIGGTQEDDYATVYKNDRGFHMVNQHVKTTFDCITNDSSLGVTPPDTRWIGHYNSWGSNVFNESSNDVVSSTDSGMAYSWEFQLHPYETVHRRVAFAIRDTSYYVSDQYGQDSSGAEGTYSSPFKTIEYALNKIGNNKGYIYVMDYPDISSAIDVSGNSQKDITIASTDYDHEGHPMNEDGDYIKTLTRASGYTGPLFNVSGPTLKFTDIVLDGNHAESQDPLISASSGKLEINSGAVITNCSGSESGQGSAVNVMGSAGLSMNFGTVSGNVSDGKGAVYYNGSGAFEIRNRNQISDNTTPSGKKANVYLAQDKYITVMSDLDTSQVGVTAEQLPLASPGGISSQAGQEVKIAVPSISYPGAAGSCPFADNFKADQEAGNSGVYVSAGTEGLGNGRNAVLKRNGYTVSFVYRDSATGGTVNGAPASTPLSYAGGDAVEVNAPAAITGYSLTGVTIDQGTGGTLSAQADAGAVDFGKVTGTMPGQDVVITYEYTRNSGSIVFEANGGTPEPQTLTGSVGGSVNALLPNISRYGYQFVGWSTVNDRVNPNLISGLPSEFPEDPVTYYAIFSPDSNVKFDYTVDYVNADGSIVFQSTTAEDAYSVEAEVHSGKKNIHGYTWSLADSSTNPAIYNYGDGHGPVPFGNFNGSTGDFSGKMPGQDAAVKYGYQVDRSNPAAKSAFTVKYVTENGTVVHAPDVQEVFPEVIIAAAPADVYGFRYLSGSITAGHAADDTDGHLVSAVRGSFDSDGRFTGTMPNQPVEITYLYEATEEGYEYRIHYLDNGTQDERLRNITGPDTQNVTADTPVTAEFKNLYGYVFQVERSEPASAGTFDSGHNFNGIMPNDRLAVTYRYDRDPSKWADLIYRAGEHGSLSRGSNTSPDVTAMAGGTYKASVLLNDGTDEGAAGSYTWNDILEKRLAPEAAADTYYRFEGWFIDQNGNGIKDSGEELLSAGSRFTGSAAVTAYFGEDPDQWVDIHFTAGEHGTIDEGENVNLHIQYDRTWADITGNLPAYTPEVNYLVDGWYDGGVPVEDDSRLVDGTTYTIRFYPDPAVFGTDVAARDASAGIDTQGKGRITVYGTTQGYQYIITDMEGNIIDVVRGNISGRVYFEDLYPGTRYLIYEATGTTQAQPGRPIDSVTGIISSATEVLVPVVETNYQVLYDEEHEGKTVFVIKPADANSDYAILDKDGNAVTTPETGDGGWQSAGGSQPASLTFSGLDYNEEYVVVARPHGASGITAESKLEDGTHISTDPGGELDIPNYVAEAINGQVHSVDGVELDIPRYDEVHKGDEVVLHAEETDGNGQNFLYWKVTIGSVPGMTETIRRQDVTFAMPDSNVVMTAYYERAAATPSNATVTDEVRGGNKHEMALDPNEIENLEEELTTDADRTLMDVNHADVTYKVVYKKNVVKATESNAIKSSPYYDSDHEEAYHGAWGLNVDIERYVNGRKVGVASPSEATFNTYVQLDKEDVDMMDYQLFAISEDPDDGELIIEPVDMSDNPEETGGLFTFTAQAGMRYVLIYSRAYRIYFINNKEEPKYRYHFKVRRGEAPGSGAYSFEYSQVEIPIDSFINNEGIEFNYIGWSYREDRLKEFDPDKEIKRKTYVYAFYDDNSGEVSDARKQLEDAIKAAIEKSDDYFLTLKETEKIKEAIEEALDVFDRTGPRATLDELLDALDRLEEACEPFDKILEDRYDHYDKIQNGGNSGGTSGGDGWGSGGHGGSGSGSGGSKGGPVTTPAPYVAETSKSYVVGTNGNWELVDASNDKWAFVLNGGIRLTSIWAKLDYANGDVNQNGWYHFNANGLMDYGWFRDEHMNWYYCNAKKDGWLGKMKTGWHYDEVDKHWYYLDLITGQMVMGWKEIGGKWYFFTPQNKVETYSYDHGTGKWVFKQNQERPLGSMYSNEKTPDGYQVGADGALK, from the coding sequence ATGAACAGCGGCATATATAGATTCTATAAACGTCTGACTGCCATGTTGCTGGCCATATGCATGATAGCGGGGCTTGTTATGGGACAGCCCAGCATTCTGTCCTATGCATCCACGGAGCTGTTGGATGAAAACCTGGGAGAGGGGGCCAGCGAAGCGACGGCATATACGTGGAAGAATGGTTCTGTGACCGGCCAGGGAGGAGGTGGAAGTTCCTGGCGTTTTGACCTTAGGGGCCTGCAGGCAGGGCAGCATAATTATGCTCAGGCCGGTATTAAAACAACCTACAGTAACGGAGGGTATGCAACCTGGTTTCAAGTGGGAACCAATGCTAAACAGCTGATAGGAGGCAGTACAAACGGCGGGGTACAATCACTGGACGCCTATGGCATAGAGGTGAAGATTGCTGTATCTCCGAGTCCGGATAATAAATATGTATTTGTTGATTACTATGTCTATGATAAAAATGGTCAGGGCGGCTCAACTGGCAGGACCATAAAAATGGGAACAGGAACCGATGTCATGATTGGAGGCACTCAGGAGGATGACTACGCAACGGTATATAAAAATGACCGGGGTTTTCATATGGTCAACCAGCATGTCAAAACCACCTTTGACTGTATCACAAATGACAGCAGCCTTGGGGTGACGCCTCCTGATACCAGGTGGATTGGTCATTACAATTCCTGGGGAAGCAATGTATTTAATGAGAGCTCCAATGATGTGGTAAGCAGCACTGATTCGGGAATGGCCTATTCATGGGAGTTCCAGCTTCATCCGTATGAGACGGTTCACAGGAGGGTTGCATTTGCTATTAGAGACACCTCCTATTATGTATCAGACCAGTACGGCCAGGACTCTTCCGGCGCAGAAGGGACCTACAGCAGTCCTTTTAAAACCATTGAATATGCGCTTAATAAAATTGGAAATAACAAGGGGTATATTTATGTAATGGATTATCCGGATATTTCGTCCGCCATTGATGTGTCGGGAAACAGCCAAAAGGATATTACCATTGCCAGTACGGATTATGACCATGAGGGTCATCCTATGAATGAGGATGGTGATTATATTAAAACCCTGACGCGCGCATCCGGGTATACGGGTCCGCTGTTTAACGTATCAGGCCCCACTTTAAAGTTTACTGACATTGTCCTGGACGGAAATCATGCGGAAAGTCAGGACCCCCTGATATCCGCTTCATCCGGAAAGCTGGAGATTAACAGCGGCGCTGTAATCACTAACTGCAGCGGCAGTGAGTCCGGCCAGGGAAGCGCGGTAAATGTAATGGGAAGCGCGGGACTGTCCATGAATTTTGGAACGGTTTCCGGTAATGTGTCTGATGGAAAGGGCGCTGTTTATTACAACGGGTCAGGTGCATTTGAAATCAGAAACCGGAATCAGATATCAGACAACACAACTCCGTCCGGGAAGAAGGCAAACGTATACCTGGCTCAGGATAAATATATAACAGTTATGAGCGATTTGGACACGTCCCAGGTAGGCGTTACAGCAGAGCAGCTTCCTCTGGCATCACCGGGAGGGATATCATCCCAGGCCGGTCAGGAAGTAAAGATAGCCGTGCCGTCAATCAGTTATCCGGGGGCTGCAGGCTCCTGCCCCTTTGCGGATAATTTTAAAGCGGACCAGGAGGCGGGGAATTCCGGCGTGTATGTAAGCGCGGGAACGGAAGGTCTTGGCAATGGGCGGAATGCAGTATTAAAGCGGAATGGATATACGGTGTCCTTTGTATACCGGGATTCTGCCACAGGCGGAACTGTAAATGGAGCGCCGGCAAGCACCCCCCTGTCATATGCGGGAGGAGATGCGGTTGAGGTGAACGCGCCCGCCGCCATTACTGGATACAGCCTTACAGGCGTAACCATTGACCAGGGGACAGGCGGCACTCTGAGCGCCCAGGCAGATGCCGGCGCTGTGGATTTTGGCAAGGTAACGGGAACCATGCCGGGCCAGGATGTTGTTATCACGTATGAATATACCAGAAACAGCGGTTCCATTGTATTTGAAGCCAATGGAGGGACACCGGAGCCTCAGACTCTGACGGGGTCTGTTGGAGGAAGCGTCAATGCGCTGCTGCCTAATATCAGCCGCTACGGCTACCAGTTTGTGGGGTGGAGTACGGTCAATGACAGGGTGAATCCAAATCTCATAAGCGGATTGCCGTCAGAGTTCCCGGAGGATCCGGTTACTTATTACGCAATTTTCTCACCGGACAGTAATGTGAAGTTTGATTATACGGTTGACTATGTCAATGCGGACGGTTCCATCGTCTTCCAGTCGACCACGGCCGAGGATGCCTACAGCGTGGAGGCGGAGGTTCATTCGGGGAAGAAGAACATCCACGGCTATACCTGGAGTTTGGCAGATTCCTCCACGAACCCGGCCATCTACAATTACGGTGATGGGCACGGGCCCGTTCCGTTCGGAAACTTTAATGGAAGTACCGGTGACTTCTCGGGGAAGATGCCGGGCCAGGATGCGGCCGTGAAATATGGTTATCAGGTAGACCGCAGCAATCCAGCTGCGAAATCCGCATTTACAGTTAAATACGTGACAGAAAATGGTACGGTTGTCCATGCGCCTGATGTGCAGGAGGTTTTTCCGGAGGTTATAATTGCGGCGGCTCCGGCGGATGTTTATGGCTTCCGGTACCTGTCAGGCAGCATCACGGCGGGACATGCTGCGGATGATACGGACGGGCATCTGGTAAGCGCTGTCCGGGGCAGTTTTGACAGCGATGGAAGGTTTACGGGAACCATGCCGAACCAGCCGGTTGAGATAACGTACCTGTATGAAGCCACGGAAGAGGGGTATGAGTATAGGATTCATTATCTGGATAATGGCACGCAGGATGAAAGGCTGAGAAACATAACGGGACCGGACACCCAAAATGTAACAGCGGATACGCCTGTGACCGCTGAATTTAAAAATCTGTATGGTTATGTGTTCCAGGTTGAACGCTCGGAGCCTGCATCCGCGGGAACCTTTGACAGCGGCCATAATTTTAACGGAATTATGCCGAACGACCGTCTGGCTGTCACCTATCGTTATGACAGAGACCCGTCAAAATGGGCGGATTTGATTTACCGGGCAGGAGAACATGGGAGCCTGAGCCGGGGAAGCAATACATCGCCTGATGTAACGGCCATGGCTGGAGGAACTTACAAAGCTTCCGTGCTGCTCAATGACGGAACAGATGAGGGTGCTGCAGGCAGCTATACATGGAATGACATACTGGAAAAGAGACTGGCTCCTGAAGCGGCTGCAGACACCTATTACCGCTTTGAAGGCTGGTTTATCGACCAGAATGGAAACGGAATCAAGGATAGTGGTGAGGAGCTGCTTTCAGCCGGCAGCAGGTTTACAGGTTCGGCTGCCGTGACTGCATACTTTGGGGAAGATCCTGACCAATGGGTTGATATTCATTTTACAGCAGGAGAGCATGGAACCATAGATGAGGGGGAAAACGTAAATCTCCATATCCAATACGACCGTACCTGGGCCGACATCACAGGAAATCTGCCTGCCTATACACCGGAGGTCAATTATCTGGTTGATGGTTGGTATGATGGCGGAGTACCTGTGGAAGATGACAGCAGACTTGTGGATGGGACTACCTATACCATACGGTTCTATCCGGACCCGGCAGTCTTTGGCACAGATGTGGCGGCGCGGGATGCATCAGCAGGTATTGATACTCAGGGAAAAGGCAGGATTACAGTCTATGGGACAACCCAGGGATATCAGTATATAATCACGGACATGGAAGGCAATATAATAGATGTGGTACGCGGGAATATATCAGGACGGGTATATTTTGAAGACCTGTATCCTGGTACGCGGTATTTAATATATGAAGCAACAGGTACGACACAGGCACAGCCCGGGCGGCCCATAGACAGTGTGACCGGAATTATAAGCAGTGCCACTGAGGTTCTGGTCCCGGTAGTGGAGACCAATTACCAGGTTCTTTACGATGAGGAACATGAGGGGAAGACTGTTTTCGTGATTAAGCCGGCGGATGCGAATTCCGACTATGCCATTTTAGATAAGGACGGAAATGCGGTCACAACTCCTGAGACGGGAGATGGGGGCTGGCAGTCAGCCGGCGGCAGCCAACCGGCAAGCCTGACCTTCTCCGGACTGGATTACAATGAGGAATATGTGGTGGTGGCAAGGCCTCATGGGGCATCCGGCATCACTGCGGAAAGCAAATTGGAAGACGGGACTCACATCAGCACAGATCCGGGCGGCGAACTGGATATCCCCAACTATGTAGCAGAGGCGATTAATGGCCAGGTACACTCCGTTGATGGAGTAGAATTAGATATCCCCAGATATGATGAGGTCCATAAAGGCGATGAAGTGGTGCTTCACGCGGAAGAAACCGATGGAAATGGACAGAACTTCCTGTACTGGAAGGTAACAATCGGGTCAGTTCCTGGAATGACAGAAACCATACGCCGTCAGGATGTGACATTTGCCATGCCGGATTCCAATGTGGTTATGACAGCTTATTATGAGCGTGCGGCAGCGACACCCAGCAATGCCACAGTGACGGATGAGGTACGGGGAGGAAATAAACATGAGATGGCTCTGGACCCCAATGAAATTGAAAATCTGGAGGAGGAGCTTACCACAGACGCGGACCGGACCCTTATGGATGTGAACCATGCAGATGTGACCTATAAAGTAGTATATAAAAAGAATGTGGTAAAGGCGACTGAATCCAATGCAATTAAGAGTTCGCCGTATTATGACAGTGACCATGAAGAGGCGTACCATGGAGCCTGGGGATTGAATGTAGATATTGAACGGTATGTGAACGGGCGGAAAGTAGGTGTAGCTTCGCCATCGGAAGCAACGTTTAACACATATGTCCAGCTGGATAAAGAAGATGTAGACATGATGGACTATCAGCTGTTTGCTATTTCCGAGGATCCGGATGATGGGGAGCTGATAATTGAACCGGTTGATATGTCCGATAATCCGGAAGAGACCGGCGGTTTGTTTACATTTACGGCTCAGGCCGGAATGAGATATGTGCTTATCTATTCCAGGGCATACAGGATTTATTTTATCAATAATAAAGAAGAACCAAAATACCGTTATCATTTTAAAGTGCGCCGGGGTGAGGCACCAGGCAGTGGAGCGTATTCCTTTGAATACAGCCAAGTGGAGATACCAATCGATTCATTCATTAATAATGAGGGGATTGAATTTAATTATATTGGCTGGAGTTACCGGGAAGACCGGCTGAAGGAATTTGACCCGGACAAGGAAATCAAGAGGAAGACGTATGTATATGCGTTTTACGATGACAACAGCGGTGAAGTAAGTGATGCCAGGAAACAGCTGGAGGATGCAATCAAAGCTGCAATCGAAAAATCAGACGATTACTTCCTGACGCTGAAGGAGACGGAAAAGATAAAGGAAGCCATAGAGGAAGCCTTGGATGTATTCGACAGAACGGGCCCCCGGGCAACTCTGGATGAACTTCTGGATGCCCTGGACCGTTTGGAGGAAGCCTGCGAACCTTTCGATAAGATTCTGGAAGACAGATATGATCATTATGACAAAATCCAGAATGGAGGAAACAGCGGAGGCACATCCGGCGGAGACGGCTGGGGCAGCGGAGGCCATGGCGGTTCAGGAAGCGGTTCGGGAGGAAGCAAAGGCGGGCCTGTCACAACTCCGGCGCCTTATGTTGCGGAAACCAGTAAAAGTTATGTAGTTGGAACCAATGGGAACTGGGAATTGGTTGATGCGTCCAACGATAAATGGGCCTTTGTGCTCAACGGAGGTATACGCCTGACCAGCATATGGGCAAAGCTTGATTATGCCAATGGTGATGTGAATCAGAATGGCTGGTATCATTTTAACGCGAATGGTCTTATGGATTACGGCTGGTTCAGGGACGAGCATATGAACTGGTATTACTGTAATGCGAAAAAAGACGGCTGGCTGGGAAAGATGAAGACAGGATGGCATTATGATGAGGTAGATAAGCATTGGTATTACCTGGATTTGATTACAGGCCAGATGGTAATGGGATGGAAGGAAATTGGAGGAAAGTGGTATTTCTTTACACCTCAGAATAAGGTAGAGACATACTCATATGACCACGGCACTGGAAAATGGGTGTTTAAGCAGAATCAGGAAAGACCGCTTGGTTCCATGTACAGCAATGAGAAGACACCGGACGGCTATCAGGTAGGCGCTGACGGAGCTTTAAAATAG